The following coding sequences lie in one Alloacidobacterium dinghuense genomic window:
- a CDS encoding APC family permease, whose amino-acid sequence MSVSDSVSSARSGNEVRLRRNTLSLSHVVATTLAGIAPAMSFFFGFAVIVQGAGLAAPLTIVTAMVVILFLTNTIAEFSRFIPSAGSFVTFTGKAFSPSIGAAVSVFLTFGYIVAASTVVSIAGVWISETLKTVVGLSIHWAVITMLISAATGWLVMRGIGLSTFWSGVFFYFEAGLLVLGSILMMAAHPQSLSLAPFKYSSLTRGLAGLGAGFPLAVYLFIGWENSATLAEETKTPRRNIPRALITGTLAIGIFYVFLAYATAVGFKMDAHALGVPRLPFIDGLKASAPALLFIAYMAGVTSILGSLIGLVNSQARILFNSGREGLLPEFLGKIHPRHQTPHSAMWVFLMIAAALVLGFSLLGGIAPLDYFGFAGTLGSIPIILTYMLTNLALPVYVLRHHRSELDIFRHFVLPIAGTLVMLFPLWGLIQPGQARPFNLFPWIALSVLALSTTYGIVIARLSPGLAGRIGAYVADEYQ is encoded by the coding sequence ATGTCTGTGAGCGATTCAGTGTCCAGCGCACGGTCCGGAAACGAAGTCCGGCTCCGTCGCAACACGCTTTCGCTGAGTCATGTTGTGGCGACTACGCTTGCCGGCATTGCACCCGCAATGAGCTTCTTCTTCGGGTTTGCGGTGATTGTGCAGGGCGCGGGGCTTGCAGCTCCGCTGACGATTGTTACCGCGATGGTCGTGATTCTGTTCCTGACAAATACAATTGCGGAGTTCTCGCGCTTTATTCCGTCGGCGGGTTCGTTTGTGACTTTTACCGGCAAGGCGTTCTCACCTTCGATCGGCGCTGCCGTCTCGGTGTTTCTCACCTTCGGATATATTGTTGCCGCATCGACGGTGGTGTCGATTGCCGGAGTTTGGATCTCGGAGACGCTGAAGACCGTCGTTGGACTGTCGATTCACTGGGCTGTTATTACGATGCTGATCTCGGCAGCAACTGGATGGCTGGTGATGCGAGGTATCGGACTGTCGACCTTCTGGTCGGGCGTGTTCTTTTATTTCGAAGCGGGGCTTCTGGTTCTGGGCAGCATTCTGATGATGGCGGCCCACCCGCAATCTCTGAGCCTGGCTCCGTTCAAATACTCAAGCCTGACGCGTGGGCTTGCCGGCCTAGGAGCGGGGTTTCCTCTGGCCGTGTATCTGTTTATCGGCTGGGAGAATTCGGCAACGCTTGCGGAAGAGACAAAAACGCCGCGCCGCAATATTCCTCGCGCGCTGATTACGGGCACGCTGGCGATCGGCATCTTTTATGTATTCCTCGCCTACGCAACGGCGGTGGGATTCAAGATGGACGCGCATGCGCTGGGCGTGCCGCGGCTCCCCTTCATCGATGGACTGAAGGCCTCGGCTCCGGCGTTATTATTCATCGCGTATATGGCGGGTGTGACCAGCATTCTGGGCTCGCTGATCGGGCTGGTGAATTCGCAGGCGCGCATTCTATTTAATTCCGGACGCGAGGGACTGTTGCCTGAGTTTCTGGGCAAGATCCATCCCCGGCATCAAACACCGCATAGCGCCATGTGGGTGTTTCTCATGATCGCGGCCGCGCTGGTGCTTGGGTTCAGCCTGCTCGGAGGAATTGCTCCGCTGGATTATTTCGGCTTTGCGGGCACGCTGGGCTCGATCCCGATCATTCTTACCTACATGCTCACGAACCTTGCGCTGCCGGTGTATGTGCTTCGGCACCATCGCAGCGAACTCGATATATTTCGACATTTTGTACTACCGATTGCCGGCACCCTAGTCATGCTTTTTCCGCTGTGGGGCCTGATTCAACCGGGTCAGGCGCGCCCGTTCAATCTGTTTCCGTGGATTGCGTTGAGTGTTCTGGCCCTCTCAACTACTTATGGAATTGTGATCGCACGATTGTCGCCCGGCTTGGCGGGACGCATCGGCGCCTACGTGGCAGATGAATATCAATAG
- a CDS encoding iron-containing alcohol dehydrogenase, with translation MAASNVRFGAGVTLEVGMDLADLGIRNALVITDPILRRMHPVQVVIESLDADGIAYTIYDGVRVEPNEESFLNAIEFADQSNYGNLHTPDCRWSINHPVALH, from the coding sequence ATGGCCGCCTCCAATGTGCGGTTCGGCGCTGGCGTTACACTTGAAGTTGGGATGGACCTCGCGGACCTCGGAATTCGCAATGCATTGGTAATCACAGATCCGATCCTCCGGCGCATGCATCCTGTCCAGGTAGTGATCGAATCGCTGGATGCAGACGGCATCGCTTACACAATTTATGACGGCGTGCGGGTCGAGCCTAACGAAGAATCGTTCCTGAATGCGATCGAATTCGCTGACCAAAGCAACTACGGCAACCTCCACACCCCAGACTGCCGCTGGAGTATCAACCATCCCGTTGCGCTACACTAA
- a CDS encoding PP2C family protein-serine/threonine phosphatase, producing the protein MKPREILYEKLRHLVVEDPREARRLFHQLLDSGGPALDQFLGSISSPSDGRLRQLVANAPRNHRDRERLIPHLIAWQESETDEFTQRAISHTLDALDVRSNAQTALALEVARLTTSIGREMAQRERLNRELEIAQEVQAHLFPQYLPPVAALDYCGQCRPAREIGGDYYDFLELPEGRLGIAIGDVSGKGIGAALLMASLEASLRAQAAVRHELVDLIKQVSRLVCEASSTNRYATLFYAEYDPRSLQLSYVNAGHNPPIVLRHSATACEVMRLETGGPVVGLLRHSYQQGGFLLRTGDQIVLFTDGISESMNVHDEEWGENRLIECVKNCRGLSAHETIARILAATDAFSAGASQHDDMTLVVLRVLV; encoded by the coding sequence ATGAAACCGCGTGAGATTCTCTATGAGAAGCTTCGGCACCTCGTAGTGGAGGACCCACGTGAGGCCCGCAGGCTCTTTCACCAACTCCTGGATTCCGGTGGTCCAGCGCTCGACCAGTTTCTTGGGTCCATCTCCTCTCCTTCAGACGGTCGCTTGCGGCAGCTTGTCGCAAATGCACCGAGGAACCATCGCGATAGGGAGCGCCTCATCCCGCATCTCATTGCATGGCAGGAAAGTGAGACAGACGAGTTCACGCAACGCGCTATCTCGCACACTCTCGATGCTCTTGACGTACGATCAAACGCGCAGACGGCTTTGGCGCTGGAGGTCGCGCGCTTGACGACCTCCATCGGACGGGAGATGGCACAGCGTGAACGGCTGAATCGAGAGTTGGAAATTGCACAGGAGGTGCAGGCGCATCTCTTTCCCCAATATCTTCCGCCGGTAGCAGCTCTGGACTACTGTGGCCAATGCCGGCCGGCGCGAGAAATAGGCGGTGACTACTATGACTTTCTCGAACTGCCCGAAGGTAGACTCGGAATTGCCATTGGCGACGTCTCCGGCAAAGGTATTGGTGCTGCGCTTTTGATGGCAAGTCTCGAGGCTTCTCTGCGTGCTCAAGCAGCAGTAAGACATGAGCTGGTCGATTTGATAAAGCAAGTCAGTCGGCTCGTATGTGAGGCCTCCTCGACGAACCGCTATGCGACGCTGTTCTATGCCGAATACGATCCTCGATCTCTGCAACTCTCCTACGTCAATGCAGGTCACAATCCACCTATTGTTCTCAGGCATTCTGCTACGGCGTGCGAGGTTATGCGGTTGGAGACTGGTGGTCCAGTAGTCGGACTCTTACGGCACAGCTATCAGCAAGGAGGCTTCCTGCTTCGGACAGGAGATCAGATTGTACTTTTCACTGATGGTATTTCTGAGTCTATGAATGTTCACGACGAGGAATGGGGCGAGAACCGCTTGATCGAATGCGTTAAGAATTGTCGTGGACTGTCCGCCCATGAGACGATAGCCAGGATTCTTGCCGCCACGGACGCTTTCTCCGCCGGCGCCTCCCAGCACGATGACATGACATTGGTTGTCTTGCGCGTCTTAGTCTGA
- a CDS encoding IS6 family transposase — protein sequence MKSDCVRYSGYRFPSQIISYAVWAYHRFCLSFRDVEDLLAERGIIVSYETIRQWCEKFGLDYARRLKRREGRLGDHWHLDEVFIRINGQQRYWWRAVDQDGDVIDILVQPHRDQRAAERFFRKLLRGQGSEPLQIITDKLRRYSAAVRSIFSNVTHCVERYANNRVEASHQPTRQRERQMRRFKSARHAQRFLSLHDAVRNLFRVGRHLLRSSNHRLLRSRSFAVWREVTAA from the coding sequence ATGAAGAGTGACTGCGTTCGATACTCCGGTTATCGTTTCCCTTCCCAGATCATCAGCTATGCGGTGTGGGCTTATCATCGCTTCTGCCTGAGTTTCCGGGATGTCGAAGATCTTCTCGCCGAGCGCGGCATCATCGTATCCTATGAAACCATCCGGCAGTGGTGTGAGAAGTTCGGTCTCGACTATGCTCGGCGATTGAAGCGACGAGAGGGACGGCTGGGCGACCACTGGCACTTGGATGAAGTCTTCATTCGAATCAACGGCCAACAGCGGTATTGGTGGCGCGCCGTGGATCAGGACGGTGACGTGATCGACATTCTGGTCCAGCCGCATCGTGATCAGCGCGCCGCAGAGCGATTCTTTCGAAAACTCTTGCGTGGCCAGGGTTCTGAACCACTACAGATCATTACCGACAAATTGAGAAGATACTCCGCTGCCGTGCGAAGCATCTTCAGCAACGTGACTCACTGTGTGGAGCGGTACGCCAACAATCGCGTCGAAGCCTCGCATCAGCCGACGCGCCAACGGGAACGGCAAATGCGCCGATTCAAATCTGCCAGGCACGCACAACGTTTTCTCTCCCTCCATGATGCCGTCCGAAATCTGTTCCGAGTGGGCCGACACTTATTGAGGTCTAGCAATCACCGGCTCCTGCGATCGCGGTCATTCGCGGTCTGGCGGGAAGTGACCGCGGCCTAA
- a CDS encoding insulinase family protein, with amino-acid sequence MVPVKVPEPVPLLAYSPTNATVIVVGGVKAADVFALADKYFAPIPAHDPPPPVRTVEPVQLGQRRVHSNCLRISASPLLMDSLYCFLKNTKCRLSAPTSLCAPVRPQTRLD; translated from the coding sequence ATGGTGCCCGTGAAGGTGCCGGAGCCAGTGCCTTTGCTAGCGTATTCGCCCACCAATGCAACGGTCATTGTCGTAGGCGGCGTCAAGGCGGCTGATGTTTTCGCACTCGCTGATAAATACTTCGCGCCCATACCGGCACACGATCCACCTCCGCCTGTTCGCACTGTGGAACCGGTTCAACTTGGACAACGCCGAGTCCATTCGAATTGCCTGCGTATAAGCGCGTCTCCTCTCCTAATGGACTCACTGTACTGCTTCTTGAAAAACACGAAGTGCCGCTTGTCAGCGCCCACCTCACTCTGCGCGCCGGTTCGACCGCAGACCCGGCTGGACTGA
- a CDS encoding TolC family protein, producing MSSAQDVTKEELELSLADAVKIALTNNRPVQLAKLDVTKSLLQVSEVKTRRFPMFNTNLLATGDITSPAFTFKEGSLGTIGTTPIPTKDTPIPLSHGVTGYVIATVDQPLTQLYQIHLAIREQELSSDLSKEKYRGKQQSIVADVKQSYYAVLQTESAMDAQQALVKQYRETDRLATQYLAQKSILKSDSLDAKAQLAQAQHQLITLSDNLVTQKEHLNDLLGRDIDTPFRTQPVPPETPQELDLKQARQTAIEQRPEIHEAKIDVGRAEYDLKLAKSQYLPAIGAAVRYFTPINTELLPQNILSAGLAMTWDPFDWGRRRDEVKEKDVTVQQSEVQLDQVRSQILLDVDNTFRKLNESRSLLAVAQAARDAANEKLHEVNDQFAQSSVLLRDVLKQQAAVASANHDYEESLLAFWNAKALFEKALGEE from the coding sequence TTGAGCTCTGCTCAGGACGTGACGAAGGAGGAACTGGAGCTTTCTCTCGCTGATGCGGTTAAGATTGCCCTGACGAACAACAGGCCGGTGCAGTTGGCCAAACTGGATGTGACCAAGTCCCTTCTGCAGGTATCCGAAGTCAAAACACGGCGTTTTCCCATGTTCAACACGAATCTGCTCGCTACTGGGGACATCACCTCTCCCGCTTTTACCTTCAAGGAAGGTTCGTTGGGAACGATCGGAACCACACCTATTCCTACAAAGGACACCCCCATTCCACTCTCACACGGCGTAACAGGGTATGTGATAGCGACTGTGGATCAACCGCTCACGCAGCTTTACCAGATACACCTCGCCATCCGGGAACAGGAACTCTCAAGCGATCTGTCAAAGGAGAAGTACAGGGGAAAACAGCAGTCGATCGTGGCCGATGTGAAACAGTCGTACTACGCGGTACTTCAAACCGAGAGCGCAATGGACGCGCAGCAGGCATTGGTGAAGCAATATCGGGAGACCGATCGCCTCGCGACACAATACCTCGCGCAGAAATCCATCCTGAAATCGGACAGCCTCGATGCAAAAGCACAACTGGCACAGGCGCAGCACCAACTCATCACATTGAGTGACAATCTCGTAACTCAAAAAGAGCACCTGAATGACCTTCTGGGCCGCGACATCGATACTCCTTTTCGTACCCAGCCTGTTCCTCCGGAAACTCCTCAGGAGCTCGACCTGAAGCAGGCCAGGCAAACGGCCATTGAACAAAGGCCAGAGATTCACGAAGCGAAGATAGATGTCGGTCGTGCGGAGTACGATCTAAAGCTGGCGAAGTCTCAGTACCTACCCGCAATCGGAGCCGCAGTCCGGTATTTCACGCCGATTAACACCGAGCTGTTGCCGCAAAATATTCTTTCCGCAGGCCTCGCCATGACTTGGGATCCTTTTGACTGGGGCAGACGCAGAGATGAGGTGAAGGAAAAGGACGTTACGGTGCAGCAAAGCGAAGTTCAACTTGATCAGGTTCGCTCTCAGATATTACTTGACGTCGACAACACCTTCCGGAAACTCAACGAAAGCCGCTCTCTTCTCGCAGTTGCACAGGCGGCGAGAGACGCAGCGAACGAGAAGCTGCATGAAGTAAATGATCAGTTTGCACAATCATCCGTTCTTCTTCGCGATGTCCTGAAGCAGCAGGCCGCCGTCGCAAGCGCCAACCACGATTACGAAGAGAGCCTCCTCGCTTTCTGGAACGCAAAGGCGCTTTTCGAGAAGGCTCTAGGTGAGGAGTAA
- a CDS encoding efflux RND transporter periplasmic adaptor subunit gives MSCSVPQRQLRLMILACSLAALAGCKQEEPPKAVPIPVETAVVQTIPAGSGTKYSANIAPYAQVDLAFQSNGYIDSIYQVPNPSGGRRNVDQGDWIPKETVLAVVKQQNYLDRLQQAKAQLARAQAEHEKARLSFERVSALYATQSATAPDYDSAKAQLDSTAASVSGGEAQVSEATVALDNCFLKAPFSGWLVARNVELGSLVGPATKGFTLADSSSVKAVFGVPDTYMNRVRLGQHFVVSTDALPRPFDGRVSAISSSADQKSRVFSVEVTIPNPRNVLKPGMIASLALEGQRLPPAALVVPLAAVIRNPGHVDSFAVMIAEGNDDLKSVRLRPIELGDTYGNMIVARSGVDIGDRVITTGASLVKDGDKVRVSP, from the coding sequence ATGAGCTGCTCAGTCCCTCAAAGACAGCTTCGCCTGATGATTCTTGCCTGCTCATTAGCGGCTCTTGCGGGATGTAAGCAGGAAGAGCCTCCAAAGGCTGTGCCCATCCCAGTCGAAACCGCTGTCGTACAGACGATACCGGCGGGAAGCGGGACGAAGTATTCGGCCAATATCGCGCCTTACGCGCAGGTTGATCTCGCCTTCCAGTCGAACGGCTACATCGACAGCATCTATCAGGTCCCTAATCCGAGCGGAGGCAGACGCAACGTCGATCAAGGAGACTGGATTCCCAAGGAAACTGTACTTGCGGTGGTAAAGCAACAGAATTATCTTGATCGACTACAACAAGCCAAAGCGCAGCTTGCGCGCGCTCAGGCAGAGCACGAAAAGGCCAGACTGAGCTTCGAGCGGGTTTCGGCACTCTATGCGACGCAAAGTGCAACTGCACCCGACTACGATTCCGCGAAGGCGCAGCTCGACAGCACCGCAGCTTCTGTCTCCGGAGGAGAGGCGCAGGTTAGCGAAGCAACAGTGGCTCTCGACAATTGCTTCCTCAAAGCGCCTTTCAGTGGGTGGCTGGTGGCGAGAAACGTCGAACTTGGAAGCCTGGTCGGGCCGGCGACGAAGGGCTTCACCCTTGCCGACAGCAGTTCGGTGAAGGCAGTCTTCGGAGTTCCGGATACTTACATGAACCGAGTGAGGCTGGGCCAGCATTTTGTCGTTTCGACCGATGCACTCCCTCGGCCGTTCGACGGGCGTGTGAGTGCAATCTCTTCATCCGCGGACCAGAAGAGCCGGGTATTCTCAGTCGAAGTAACGATACCCAATCCTCGAAACGTGCTGAAGCCAGGAATGATTGCGTCGCTGGCGCTGGAGGGGCAACGTCTGCCGCCGGCGGCGCTGGTAGTTCCCCTGGCAGCAGTAATCCGCAATCCGGGACACGTAGATAGCTTCGCCGTCATGATTGCTGAGGGTAATGATGATCTGAAATCAGTGCGGTTAAGACCGATCGAGTTGGGCGACACCTACGGAAACATGATCGTTGCCAGGTCCGGCGTCGACATAGGAGACAGGGTGATCACGACAGGCGCGAGCTTAGTCAAGGATGGTGACAAAGTGCGTGTAAGCCCTTAG
- a CDS encoding efflux RND transporter permease subunit — MSHKSEAEYIARTNNTARFFVEQRQLSLILLIAVCLWGWYGYEHMPKRKDPSIPVRVAVASTSWPGATAQEVEQLVTRPVEQTMAQNPFLKPPAPSEFGIRSISFPGLSLVYVQLEDSVTDTKKQFSDINLKLNALNNRLPQGAGPIQFNSDFGDTAALMLTVASPPASETEVALRAESIRKAILTTRSEESPKPPQPRVSIIYAFPLTVSASLVRDSFRSILESAVPGKQIADPHFFEGSGFVGVDIASSLSDEDLRSLGKKVAMEKLHSSEIHPDAWPAVFIRDPNETQTKLAAVAGDKYSYRDLDNFTDLIGRTLQGAAEVAKIDRKGVLQEQIYLDYSQEQLAQYGMTPSNLKDILGARNITLPGGQLEVGPKTILIDPSGKFTGAQQIGDVIIGTSSSASHSPVYLRDLVDISRGYQSPAKYLNYLTWVDKGGQWHRSRAVTLAVQVKDDQQIAAFGDSVDGKLASVRQYMPDDLIIARTSDQPLQVKENIALFMDSLYEAVALVVLVSWLGFWEWRSAVLMAICIPITLAMTFGTLYLMGEDIQQVSVATLIIALGLLVDDPVIAGDSIKRTLAEGHPNIIAAWLGPTKLATAIMYATITNIVAYLPFLMLTGSTGEFLHSLPIVMTVSLISSRLVSMTFLPLLGYYLLRPERKIEKSLKERRKSGFYGYYTRIAMYSIEHRWKFFLASLVFLATGLLIFSRLKTTFFPEDVQYWSYIDVWLPNDANLTTTNQTALKVEQLVREQAARFSAEHSHNSGKPEDVLRYITTFVGGGGPRFWFSASPQAQQLNYAQVLIEVKDKETTPEFIKELQPVLSATIPGARMDARQLLTNPMDYPIEIRISSTADVDAQQEPKDIRGLRAIADKVKDIFRSIPIAERTRDEWDQDSAQIVYTIDPDRANLAGVTNMDVANSSTAGISGTTVAVLQEGQKQIPVVARLRMQERAQLSDIQSLYVYASQDNNKIPLVQISSVGHDLMTGRIIRLEQFRTINVRSFPVAGHLSSEVLREAMPRLRELEASLPAGYRIQIGGEFDKTKTGFRNMALVMGISIAAVFLALAFQFKNAIKPLLVLAAAPYGMIGAFAALWIMHEPFGFMAFLGVASLVGVIVSHSIVLFDFIEERHIEGDDFELALIDAGILRLRPVLITVFATVLALVPLAMHGGPLWKPLCYAQIGGLLVATIVTKLQVPVMYAIFVLDLKILRWEAAQAKPDIAVAGANPVSPHLSTRGIE, encoded by the coding sequence ATGAGCCATAAGTCTGAAGCCGAATACATTGCCAGAACGAATAACACCGCGCGCTTTTTCGTCGAACAGCGGCAGCTTTCGCTGATCCTCTTGATTGCGGTGTGCCTATGGGGCTGGTACGGCTACGAGCACATGCCGAAGCGCAAAGATCCAAGTATTCCTGTGCGCGTGGCAGTGGCGAGCACATCATGGCCTGGCGCAACCGCGCAGGAAGTCGAGCAGCTCGTGACGCGCCCGGTGGAACAGACGATGGCGCAGAATCCATTCCTCAAACCGCCTGCACCCTCTGAATTTGGGATCCGTTCCATAAGCTTTCCTGGGCTTTCACTCGTCTACGTCCAGCTTGAAGACAGTGTGACTGATACCAAGAAACAGTTCTCGGACATCAACCTCAAACTGAATGCGCTGAACAATAGACTGCCTCAAGGCGCCGGACCGATCCAGTTCAACAGCGACTTTGGCGATACCGCCGCTCTTATGCTCACCGTTGCGAGTCCTCCGGCAAGTGAGACCGAAGTCGCCCTTCGCGCTGAATCCATTCGTAAAGCGATTCTGACGACCCGCTCCGAGGAATCTCCAAAACCCCCGCAGCCCCGCGTCAGCATCATCTACGCATTTCCCCTTACAGTTTCTGCTTCTCTTGTTCGGGATTCTTTTCGATCCATACTGGAAAGCGCAGTGCCCGGTAAACAGATTGCCGATCCTCACTTCTTTGAGGGAAGTGGTTTTGTTGGCGTTGATATCGCATCTAGTTTGAGCGACGAGGACTTACGCTCGCTTGGCAAGAAAGTAGCTATGGAAAAGCTTCATAGTTCCGAGATCCATCCCGATGCATGGCCTGCGGTTTTCATTCGTGATCCCAACGAAACACAAACCAAGCTTGCCGCGGTGGCTGGTGACAAATACTCCTATCGCGACCTGGATAACTTCACCGACCTGATCGGGAGAACACTGCAAGGCGCAGCGGAGGTTGCCAAGATCGATCGCAAAGGCGTGCTTCAGGAGCAAATATACCTCGATTACTCACAAGAACAGCTCGCCCAATACGGCATGACGCCTTCGAACCTGAAAGACATTCTGGGGGCGCGTAACATCACGCTGCCGGGAGGCCAGCTGGAAGTTGGACCCAAAACAATTCTGATCGATCCATCGGGAAAGTTTACTGGCGCGCAACAGATCGGTGATGTCATTATCGGCACATCCTCTTCCGCCTCGCACAGTCCGGTATATCTACGTGACCTAGTGGATATCTCACGTGGCTATCAGAGTCCTGCGAAATATCTGAATTACCTGACTTGGGTTGACAAAGGCGGACAGTGGCATCGCAGCCGTGCCGTGACACTTGCCGTTCAGGTGAAGGATGATCAGCAGATCGCTGCTTTCGGCGACAGCGTCGACGGAAAGCTTGCCTCAGTAAGGCAGTACATGCCTGACGATCTCATTATTGCGCGCACGTCCGATCAGCCACTACAGGTAAAGGAAAATATCGCACTCTTCATGGACTCGCTCTATGAGGCCGTCGCTCTTGTCGTGCTCGTGTCATGGCTCGGCTTCTGGGAGTGGCGTTCGGCTGTCCTCATGGCCATCTGTATACCGATTACGCTGGCGATGACTTTCGGCACCCTTTATCTGATGGGTGAAGACATTCAACAGGTGTCCGTAGCCACTCTGATCATCGCCCTCGGTCTGCTGGTCGATGATCCGGTTATCGCGGGTGACTCCATCAAACGTACGCTGGCCGAGGGTCATCCGAACATCATTGCCGCATGGCTGGGGCCCACAAAACTTGCAACAGCCATCATGTATGCGACGATCACAAATATCGTCGCGTACTTGCCTTTCCTCATGCTGACAGGTAGCACAGGCGAGTTTCTCCACAGCCTGCCGATCGTTATGACCGTTTCCCTGATCTCTTCGCGTCTCGTTTCGATGACGTTTCTTCCATTGCTCGGTTACTATCTACTGCGTCCCGAGAGGAAAATTGAAAAGTCACTGAAAGAGCGGCGCAAAAGCGGATTCTACGGTTACTACACGCGAATTGCGATGTATTCCATCGAGCATCGGTGGAAATTTTTTCTGGCTTCACTGGTATTCCTCGCCACAGGACTTCTCATTTTTTCCAGACTGAAGACCACATTCTTTCCCGAGGATGTCCAGTATTGGTCCTACATCGACGTCTGGTTGCCGAATGATGCGAACCTGACAACCACCAATCAAACCGCGCTTAAAGTGGAGCAGCTTGTTCGGGAACAGGCAGCGCGATTCTCTGCGGAGCACTCTCACAATTCCGGTAAACCCGAAGACGTGCTGCGCTATATCACCACTTTCGTCGGCGGCGGTGGTCCTCGCTTTTGGTTCTCCGCTTCACCTCAAGCGCAGCAGTTGAATTATGCGCAGGTTCTGATCGAGGTCAAGGACAAGGAAACCACTCCGGAATTCATCAAGGAGCTGCAGCCGGTGTTAAGCGCGACGATTCCCGGTGCGCGAATGGATGCTCGCCAACTCCTGACCAATCCGATGGACTATCCCATAGAGATTCGAATCTCCAGCACTGCGGACGTGGACGCGCAGCAGGAGCCGAAAGACATTCGTGGACTGCGTGCGATCGCGGACAAGGTCAAAGACATCTTCCGCTCCATCCCCATCGCGGAACGCACCCGCGACGAATGGGATCAGGACAGCGCACAGATCGTCTACACCATCGATCCCGATCGGGCTAATCTCGCGGGCGTAACGAACATGGATGTGGCCAACTCTTCCACCGCGGGCATCAGTGGGACCACCGTGGCAGTGCTTCAGGAAGGACAGAAGCAAATCCCTGTGGTTGCGCGGCTGCGCATGCAGGAGCGGGCGCAGCTCTCAGACATTCAGAGCTTGTATGTCTATGCCTCACAGGACAACAACAAGATTCCGCTTGTGCAGATCTCCAGTGTGGGTCATGACCTGATGACTGGCCGCATTATCAGGCTGGAACAGTTCCGGACCATCAACGTCCGCAGCTTTCCAGTTGCCGGGCATCTCAGCTCCGAGGTGCTGAGGGAAGCTATGCCTCGGCTTCGCGAGCTCGAAGCCTCACTTCCGGCTGGCTACCGGATTCAGATCGGCGGCGAATTCGACAAGACGAAGACCGGCTTCAGAAATATGGCGCTGGTCATGGGGATCTCCATCGCTGCGGTTTTCCTCGCGCTTGCATTTCAGTTCAAGAATGCCATTAAGCCTCTTCTCGTTCTTGCCGCCGCTCCGTATGGTATGATCGGCGCCTTCGCGGCGTTGTGGATCATGCATGAACCGTTCGGATTTATGGCCTTTCTCGGCGTGGCAAGTCTTGTCGGCGTCATCGTGAGCCACTCTATTGTTCTTTTCGATTTCATTGAAGAGCGTCACATCGAAGGCGACGATTTCGAACTCGCATTGATTGATGCTGGCATTCTTCGCCTGCGTCCGGTGCTCATCACCGTATTCGCAACGGTCCTCGCGCTTGTTCCTCTAGCGATGCATGGTGGGCCCCTCTGGAAGCCGCTCTGCTATGCGCAGATTGGCGGGCTTCTCGTTGCCACCATCGTTACTAAGCTGCAAGTCCCGGTGATGTATGCAATTTTTGTTCTTGATCTGAAGATTCTGAGGTGGGAGGCCGCTCAGGCTAAGCCTGATATCGCTGTGGCAGGTGCGAACCCTGTTTCGCCACACCTTTCAACCCGAGGAATCGAATGA
- a CDS encoding cation transporter — MKSAAERGMKSAILGIFVNLGLALIKCSAGLLGGSFALVADGLESITDVLSGPSLSQNR, encoded by the coding sequence ATGAAGAGCGCCGCTGAAAGGGGGATGAAGTCCGCGATTCTAGGCATCTTCGTGAATCTAGGATTGGCTCTAATCAAGTGCTCTGCTGGGCTGCTGGGAGGTTCATTCGCGTTAGTTGCGGACGGCTTAGAATCCATCACCGACGTGCTCAGCGGTCCGTCTTTGTCTCAAAATAGGTAA